Proteins from one Psilocybe cubensis strain MGC-MH-2018 chromosome 11, whole genome shotgun sequence genomic window:
- a CDS encoding Short-chain dehydrogenase/reductase ucsE — protein sequence MATLQHKTVVVVGSLSGIGFAVALGTLQLLASLVIIASSNKACLKDTVARLKAHNLPGKIRGEVLDAKDSDAVESFTVALETVDHIVWTSGNIPKSKQGEGVLLFSNVESVEREQGVTGQRPFPGAALATSVLTTLERLTRGLAVDLAPVCVNLICPGLLIQKMFGEHKEHFTKAYIEKILLKRGADPSECAEAYLFVMKTPFCSSQADEEAHRSNVCASMRIASMANSPPRRSPLPSASSLHLVQIIPPQHIPPQRSRQIVNTNAIAGPSLLPKIRQPQQFSQFGTVTVTPAPSRLNESAVNLSPSASSRHQRIAGLENRTTSQARRVASRLFHHQQEHTIPAPGNNVVEDDLDGSENSNIEGEDEDLKSPMSTLYKSMILV from the exons ATGGCAACACTGCAACATAAAactgtcgttgtcgttggcAGTTTGTCTGGCATCGGATTTGCAGTAGCCCTCGGCACACTCCAATTGCTTGCAAGCCTTGTTATCATCGCTTCGAGCAACAAAGCGTGTCTCAAAGACACCGTCGCACGGTTGAAAGCGCACAACCTACCAGGTAAAATCCGCGGTGAGGTGCTTGATGCAAAGGACTCCGATGCTGTGGAATCTTTTACGGTTGCACTGGAAACTGTGGATCACATTGTTTGGACTAGCGGCAACATCCCAAAGTCCAAGCAGGGTGAAGGTGTACTCTTATTTTCCAATGTTGAATCGGTTGAGAGAGAACAGG GTGTCACTGGACAGAGGCCGTTCCCTGGTGCGGCACTTGCAACAAGCGTTTTGACCACTCTGGAAAGATTAACCAGGGGCTTGGCTGTAGACCTTGCCCCAGTTTGTGTCAATCTCATCTGCCCGGGCTTG CTCATCCAAAAGATGTTTGGAGAGCACAAAGAACATTTTACCAAGGCTTATATTGAAAAAATCCTGCTGAAACGAGGTGCTGATCCAAGCGAG TGTGCAGAGGCATATCTATTTGTTATGAA GACACCTTTTTGCTCTTCTCAAGCAGATGAAGAGGCACACCGTTCAAATGTTTGTGCTTCAATGCGAATAGCATCAATGGCAAATTCTCCTCCTAGACGATCACCTCTGCCatctgcttcttctttgcaCTTAGTACAAATCATTCCCCCTCAACACATTCCCCCTCAACGTTCACGACAAATTGTAAATACAAATGCAATTGCTGGCCCTTCATTATTACCCAAAATACGTCAGCCACAGCAATTTTCCCAATTTGGAACTGTCACTGTCACACCTGCTCCTTCACGTTTGAATGAGTCAGCCGTGAATTTGAgtccttctgcttcttcacGTCATCAACGGATAGCTGGTTTGGAAAATCGTACTACTTCTCAAG CCCGTCGAGTTGCCAGTCGGCTGTTCCATCATCAGCAAGAACATACTATTCCTGCACCGGGCAACAATGTTGTTGAGGATGATTTAGATGGGAGTGAAAATAGCAATATTGaaggagaagatgaagat CTCAAAAGCCCTATGTCGACACTATACAAAAGCATGATCTTGGTCTAA